GTAAATCAAGAAAATGTGTCTAAAATGCGACAAAATTAGACATATGAAACGATTTCAGCACATTTCTATCTAGGAAGAATTGCCTATCTTTTCAAATAGAGTTACAATGATAGCAACGGTTTACCCTGACATGGGGTAAGCCGTTTTTTATTTATCCAATGCTTGACAGAGCCGGTTTGGTATTATAAACTTTTCTTGAATGAATATTCATTCATTTCTAACAAAAAATAAGGACATCTAAGAAAGTAAAATGGAGGGTAACATGGCCAAAAAAACGGGGGAAAAGTATCAAGCCATTATAAATGCAGCCGTCACGGTGATTGCCAAGCACGGTTATCATAACGCGCAGGTATCTCGGATCGCGAAAGAAGCCAAGGTAGCGGACGGCACCATTTATCTCTATTTTAAAAACAAGGATGATGTTCTTATCTCGTTGTTTAACGAGAAGATGGGACAGTTTGTAGAGAATTGCCGCGAGTTGAGTTCTCAGGCTCAAGATGTTTCTGAGAAGGTGCGTATCCTCATTCGGAGTCATCTCAGCCAATTGGCGCAGGATCATAACTTAGCGATTGTGACACAAATTGAGCTGCGTCAGATTAATCCGGAAGTAAGTCAGGGTATTGGAGAAGTATTAAAATCATACTTTAATCTGATTGATGCAGTCGTTCAGGAAGGAATGGACTGCGGTATCTTCCGTTCAGATATTGATGTACGGATGGCACGCACAATGATTTTTGGTACGTTGGATCAGACGGTAACTTCTTGGATTATGAAAGAATGTAAGTACGATCTCGTCTCTCTTGTGGATCCCATTCATAATCTCTTCCTAAAGGGACTCTGCAAAAACTAGACCCCATTCAACCTAGGAAATCTCCATACAGCGTTTTGCAAAAGGTCTTCATTATTTCACATCAATAAAACTTGTAAAAACACTTTTGTATAGGGATTTCCTCTGATACAATGTTGCCTAGGTTCTATTTTGTACAAAGCTGATCGGGCGCTCATTCGCTCGTTCGGTGTAAAAGGGGGACAAAGCATGTCGTATCCAAATCTTACGCTTGTAACAGAAGGAACTATCGCTATAGTAACGATTAACCATCCGCCAGCGAATGCGTTAAATCAAGCTACACTCACCAGCTTGGCTCAGGCTTTGGATGATTTGGAGCAAAATGATCAGATAAGAGCCATTGTTATTACTGGCGAAGGGCGCTTTTTTATCGCAGGTGCTGACATTAAAGAATTTACTGCACTGGCTGAACAGAGTCCACAGCAGGTGGCGGAGCGAGGACAACAATTGTTTCTGCGAATGGAGACGTTTTCTAAGCCGATTATTGCTGCAATAAATGGAGCTTGCCTAGGTGGAGGATTGGAGCTTGCCATGGCTTGCCACATCCGTTATGTAGCAAAGGAAGCAAAATTAGGCTTGCCTGAGCTTAATTTGGGACTAATCCCTGGATACGGTGGTACTCAGCGTTTGCCGCGTCTAATTGGACGAGGAAAAGCTACACAACTCATACTGACTTCCGATATGATTGATGGAGAAGAAGCTCTTGCGATTGGTTTGGCAGAAGCTGTTTATCCAGTGGAACAGTTATTGGAAGAAAGTAAAAAGCTGGCTCGTAAAATTTCAGAAAAGGGTGCGATTTCTGTCAAATACGCACTGGATGCCATTCACAGCGGTGTTGAGCTGGGGTTATCTGCTGGAATGAAACGTGAAGCTGAATTGTTTGGGCAGGTATTTACTACTGAAGATATGAAAGAAGGCGTAACTGCTTTTCTTGAAAAACGTAAACCGCAATTTTCCAATCGATAGGAGGTTTCAACCATGAAAATCTTAGTTGCGATGAAGCAGACCTTTGACACCGAAGAAAAGATCATTATTCAGGACGGACTCATTAGTGATGATG
The nucleotide sequence above comes from Brevibacillus laterosporus LMG 15441. Encoded proteins:
- a CDS encoding TetR/AcrR family transcriptional regulator is translated as MAKKTGEKYQAIINAAVTVIAKHGYHNAQVSRIAKEAKVADGTIYLYFKNKDDVLISLFNEKMGQFVENCRELSSQAQDVSEKVRILIRSHLSQLAQDHNLAIVTQIELRQINPEVSQGIGEVLKSYFNLIDAVVQEGMDCGIFRSDIDVRMARTMIFGTLDQTVTSWIMKECKYDLVSLVDPIHNLFLKGLCKN
- a CDS encoding enoyl-CoA hydratase, with the translated sequence MSYPNLTLVTEGTIAIVTINHPPANALNQATLTSLAQALDDLEQNDQIRAIVITGEGRFFIAGADIKEFTALAEQSPQQVAERGQQLFLRMETFSKPIIAAINGACLGGGLELAMACHIRYVAKEAKLGLPELNLGLIPGYGGTQRLPRLIGRGKATQLILTSDMIDGEEALAIGLAEAVYPVEQLLEESKKLARKISEKGAISVKYALDAIHSGVELGLSAGMKREAELFGQVFTTEDMKEGVTAFLEKRKPQFSNR